A single window of Labeo rohita strain BAU-BD-2019 chromosome 4, IGBB_LRoh.1.0, whole genome shotgun sequence DNA harbors:
- the LOC127164212 gene encoding gastrula zinc finger protein XlCGF8.2DB: MAFIKEESEDMKIEAFIVKQEDEEEQTDLIVLKKESEELNEMEERDEYENHDDFIPGEKTFSCSQTEPLAASRKRAQNTGTESCFTCQQCELSFSQHKKLKAHMRNHTEEKHRTCQQCGKRFAYKVSLKRHMRIHTGEKPYMCPQCGRSFTQPGNLKVHMSVHTGQKPFTCQQCGKSFNRKGNLNCHMRVHTGESLFTCQQCGTSFTQKTTFNRHIKIHSREKPYTCQQCGKSFDQHENFQAHLRLHSGEKPYTCPQCGKSFIQKGHFKDHMRIHFGERRYICPQCDKSFNQKRHLEEHIRIHTGEKPFTCEQCGKSFNRKGILNRHMRVHTDEKPFKCGHCGMSFKYKVGLKYHMSIHI, translated from the coding sequence ATCTCATTGTGTTGAAAAAGGAGAGTGAAGAACTGAATGAAATGGAAGAGAGAGATGAATATGAGAATCATGATGATTTCATACCTGGAGAAAAAACCTTTAGCTGCTCACAGACTGAACCTTTAGCTGCTTCACGAAAAAGGGCTCAAAACACTGGAACTGAAAGTTGcttcacctgccaacagtgtgaaCTGTCTTTCAGTCAACACAAAAAGCTTAAAGCCCACATGAGAAATCACACAGAAGAAAAGCACCgtacctgccaacagtgtggaaagcgGTTCGCTTATAAAGTAAGTCTGAAAaggcacatgagaattcacactggagaaaagccttaTATGTGCCCTCAGTGTGGAAGGAGTTTCACTCAACCTGGAAACCTTAAAGTCCACATGAGCGTTCACACTGGACAGAAGCCTTTCACATGCCAACAGTGCGGAAAGAGTTTCAACCGAAAAGGGAACCTCAACTgccacatgagagttcacactggagagagccTTTTCACCTGCCAACAATGTGGAACAAGTTTCACTCAGAAAACAACCTTTAACAGGCACATTAAGATTCACAGTAGAGAGAAGCCTtacacctgccaacagtgtgggaAAAGTTTTGATCAACATGAAAACTTTCAAGCCCACCTGAGACTTCACTCTGGAGAGAAACCCTACACATGCCCtcaatgtggaaagagtttcattCAAAAAGGACACTTTAAAGACCACATGAGAATTCATTTTGGGGAGAGACGCTACATATGCCCTCAGTGTGATAAGAGTTTTAATCAAAAGAGACACCTTGAAGAGCACATAAGAATTCATACAGGAGAGAAACCTTTCACCTGCGAACAATGCGGGAAAAGTTTCAACCGAAAAGGAATCCTTAACAggcacatgagagttcacactgacGAGAAGCCGTTTAAATGTGGTCACTGTGGAAtgagttttaaatataaagtaggCCTTAAGTACCACATGAGTATTCACATCTGA